One window of the Capnocytophaga haemolytica genome contains the following:
- a CDS encoding Txe/YoeB family addiction module toxin has translation MGKYIIEYKKEALKDLKKHKKSGNQASIKKINKILAELEETPYEGEGQPEALKYELSGFWSRQINLEDRLIYYVEEDIVTVFIVSAIGHYE, from the coding sequence ATGGGAAAGTATATAATTGAATATAAGAAAGAGGCTCTAAAAGATCTCAAAAAACACAAAAAGTCAGGCAATCAAGCAAGTATCAAGAAAATAAACAAGATTTTGGCGGAGCTTGAAGAGACTCCCTATGAAGGAGAAGGGCAACCCGAAGCCTTAAAATATGAATTATCAGGGTTTTGGTCAAGGCAAATTAATTTAGAAGACAGACTAATTTATTACGTAGAAGAAGATATTGTAACGGTTTTTATCGTCTCCGCAATAGGGCATTATGAGTAA
- a CDS encoding homoserine kinase, with translation MNKVCAFAPATIANLNVGFDVLGLALSSVGDRVEVSANGLKENRITEIISEIPLPTDPKKNSCTYVIEKMQASLGVDTYVDVRIKKGFASGSGLGSSSASSAAAAYAYNAFLGNPFQIEELLPFAAEGERIACGSAHLDNVSPALLGGIVLLHNRKPVRLPMPKELYAVSFFPKIEVKTSSSRSIVAQHASLDVVAKQVSAMGAFVVGLYSGDYQLMNSASVDYLVEPSRKILIPYFDEMRAVAMGAGGITFGISGSGPSVFALSPTLMIAEKIRNALEAIYEGSGIRTLSFVEDLKNGKGAKLCEY, from the coding sequence ATGAATAAGGTCTGTGCTTTTGCACCTGCTACAATAGCGAACTTAAACGTAGGTTTTGATGTGTTGGGTTTAGCCCTTTCGAGTGTAGGAGATAGGGTGGAGGTGAGTGCCAATGGATTGAAAGAGAACCGAATTACGGAGATTATCAGTGAAATACCTTTGCCTACTGATCCTAAGAAGAATTCGTGTACTTATGTGATTGAGAAGATGCAGGCGTCTTTAGGGGTTGATACTTATGTGGATGTCCGTATAAAGAAGGGGTTTGCCTCAGGGAGTGGCTTAGGTTCGAGCAGTGCAAGTAGTGCGGCGGCGGCGTATGCTTACAACGCTTTCTTGGGCAATCCTTTTCAAATAGAGGAGTTATTACCTTTTGCAGCAGAGGGTGAGAGAATAGCTTGTGGATCAGCTCATTTAGATAATGTCTCACCTGCACTATTGGGGGGAATTGTATTGCTCCACAATAGGAAACCAGTGCGTCTGCCTATGCCTAAGGAGCTGTATGCAGTTTCGTTTTTCCCGAAGATAGAGGTGAAGACCTCTTCATCGCGGAGTATTGTAGCTCAACACGCTTCGCTGGATGTTGTAGCAAAGCAGGTGTCAGCAATGGGGGCTTTTGTAGTGGGGCTTTACAGTGGAGATTATCAGTTGATGAACAGCGCTTCTGTAGACTATTTGGTAGAACCTTCGCGTAAGATATTGATACCTTACTTTGATGAGATGCGAGCGGTGGCAATGGGTGCAGGAGGTATTACTTTTGGTATTTCAGGCTCTGGCCCGTCGGTTTTTGCTTTATCGCCAACTTTGATGATTGCAGAAAAGATTAGGAATGCTTTGGAAGCGATCTATGAAGGGAGCGGTATTAGGACGCTTTCGTTTGTGGAAGACCTGAAGAATGGAAAAGGAGCTAAACTATGTGAATATTAA
- a CDS encoding aspartate-semialdehyde dehydrogenase, which produces MRVAVVGVTGLVGGVMLEVLKERKFPVTELIPVASEKSVGRKIDFNGKQYTVVGLQQAVSLKPDVALFSAGATVSKEWAPKFAAAGTTVVDNSSAWRMDPTKPLVIPEINADVLTTSDKIIANPNCSTIQMLVALAPLQKKYGIKRVVVSTYQSITGTGVKAVQQLENEYKGIKGEMAYHYQIHQNAIPHCDVFEDNGYTKEEMKLVRETKKILRDEHIAVTATAVRIPVVGGHSEAVNVELNTEFDLEEVRTLLAKSPGLVVQDNLQANTYPMPFYAHHHDEVFVGRIRRDESQPKTLNLWVVADNLRKGAATNTIQIAEYLIEHNLL; this is translated from the coding sequence ATGAGAGTAGCAGTAGTAGGCGTTACCGGCCTGGTCGGTGGCGTAATGTTAGAAGTATTAAAAGAAAGAAAATTCCCCGTTACGGAGCTCATCCCTGTCGCGTCAGAAAAATCCGTGGGGCGCAAGATTGATTTCAACGGCAAGCAATACACCGTCGTAGGATTGCAACAAGCCGTATCGCTCAAGCCCGATGTAGCCCTCTTTTCCGCAGGAGCCACCGTTTCCAAAGAATGGGCACCCAAGTTTGCCGCAGCAGGCACCACCGTGGTCGATAACTCATCGGCTTGGCGTATGGACCCCACCAAGCCGCTAGTAATCCCAGAGATAAATGCCGACGTGCTCACCACATCCGACAAAATCATCGCCAACCCCAACTGCTCAACCATCCAGATGTTAGTAGCCCTAGCACCCTTACAGAAGAAATACGGTATCAAGCGCGTGGTCGTATCCACCTATCAGTCGATCACCGGTACCGGCGTAAAAGCCGTACAACAATTAGAAAACGAGTACAAAGGTATCAAAGGCGAGATGGCATATCACTACCAAATCCACCAGAACGCCATCCCCCATTGCGACGTCTTTGAGGACAATGGTTACACCAAAGAAGAAATGAAATTAGTGCGAGAAACCAAAAAGATACTGCGCGACGAGCACATCGCTGTAACGGCAACCGCAGTCCGCATCCCCGTAGTCGGGGGGCATAGCGAAGCCGTCAATGTCGAGCTCAACACCGAATTTGACCTCGAAGAAGTCCGCACACTACTCGCAAAATCACCAGGCTTAGTAGTGCAGGACAATCTCCAAGCCAACACCTACCCTATGCCCTTCTACGCACACCATCACGACGAAGTATTCGTAGGGCGCATTCGCAGAGACGAATCCCAGCCCAAAACCCTCAATCTATGGGTGGTAGCCGACAACCTTCGCAAAGGTGCCGCCACAAACACCATCCAGATTGCCGAATACCTCATAGAACATAACTTATTGTAA
- the arsC gene encoding arsenate reductase (glutaredoxin) (This arsenate reductase requires both glutathione and glutaredoxin to convert arsenate to arsenite, after which the efflux transporter formed by ArsA and ArsB can extrude the arsenite from the cell, providing resistance.), protein MIKIYHNPKCSKSRCGLAVLKESNKDYEVIDYMKHPLTESALRDIIAKLGIAPMDLVRTKESVWKEQFKEQPLTDDQIIAAMLEYPQLIERPIVVIKDKAIIGRPTERIIEFVTSF, encoded by the coding sequence ATAATAAAGATATATCATAACCCAAAGTGTTCTAAATCACGTTGTGGTCTTGCTGTTCTAAAAGAAAGTAATAAAGACTATGAGGTGATTGACTATATGAAGCACCCTTTGACAGAGAGTGCTTTGAGGGATATTATAGCTAAGCTTGGCATTGCACCTATGGATCTTGTTAGGACAAAAGAAAGTGTTTGGAAGGAGCAGTTTAAAGAACAACCACTAACAGATGACCAGATTATTGCTGCGATGTTAGAATATCCTCAACTGATCGAAAGACCTATAGTTGTGATCAAAGATAAGGCTATTATAGGAAGACCTACGGAGAGAATTATAGAGTTTGTAACATCTTTTTAA
- the dnaX gene encoding DNA polymerase III subunit gamma/tau, whose protein sequence is MNHFVVSARKYRPQSFKDVVGQEAITNTLLNAIENNHLAQALLFTGPRGVGKTTCARILAKKINEQTSGVEDENDFAFNVFELDAASNNSVDDIRNLIEQVRIPPQVGKYKVYIIDEVHMLSTAAFNAFLKTLEEPPKHAIFILATTEKHKIIPTILSRCQIFDFKRITINDMREYLKYIASEQGIEAEDEALQIIAQKADGAMRDALSIFDRVVSFAGSHITRQATSEILNVLDYDTYFSVTDLILDNKLPELLLAFNDVIAQGFDGQHFISGLASHFRDLMVCKNPQTIKLLEVGEETQQKYAQQTQRTSVPFLMEAIAIANDCDLKYRTSKNQRLLVEIALMQLASLTFEGGDKKKMMDAS, encoded by the coding sequence ATGAATCACTTTGTAGTATCAGCACGTAAGTATCGCCCGCAATCGTTCAAGGATGTTGTGGGTCAGGAGGCTATTACCAATACCTTGCTTAATGCGATTGAGAATAATCACTTAGCGCAGGCGCTGCTTTTCACAGGTCCGCGTGGTGTGGGCAAGACGACTTGTGCGCGTATTTTGGCGAAGAAGATTAACGAGCAGACTTCTGGGGTGGAGGATGAGAACGATTTTGCTTTCAATGTGTTCGAATTGGATGCGGCTTCGAATAACAGTGTGGACGATATTCGCAATCTGATTGAGCAGGTGCGTATACCGCCTCAGGTAGGCAAGTACAAGGTGTATATTATTGACGAGGTGCATATGCTTTCGACGGCAGCGTTTAATGCTTTTTTGAAGACGCTGGAAGAGCCGCCGAAGCACGCTATTTTTATCTTAGCTACTACTGAGAAGCACAAGATTATCCCAACGATACTTTCGCGCTGCCAGATATTTGATTTCAAGCGTATTACGATCAATGATATGCGTGAGTATCTCAAATACATTGCTTCAGAACAGGGGATAGAGGCGGAGGATGAAGCGCTGCAAATCATCGCTCAGAAGGCAGATGGTGCGATGCGTGATGCGCTTTCGATTTTTGACCGTGTGGTAAGTTTTGCGGGCTCTCATATCACCCGGCAGGCGACTTCTGAGATACTGAATGTACTGGATTACGATACTTATTTTTCAGTTACGGACTTGATATTGGACAATAAGCTGCCTGAGCTTCTGTTGGCATTTAACGATGTGATTGCTCAGGGCTTTGATGGTCAGCACTTTATTTCGGGTTTGGCAAGTCATTTTAGGGATTTGATGGTGTGCAAGAATCCACAGACTATCAAGTTGCTGGAAGTAGGGGAGGAGACTCAACAGAAGTATGCCCAGCAAACACAGAGAACCAGTGTTCCTTTTCTGATGGAGGCTATTGCCATCGCCAATGATTGTGATTTGAAATACCGTACGAGTAAGAACCAGCGCTTGCTGGTGGAAATAGCCTTGATGCAGCTGGCGTCGCTCACCTTTGAAGGAGGCGATAAAAAAAAAATGATGGACGCTTCATAA
- a CDS encoding outer membrane beta-barrel protein — MRKKLLLAGAALFGAVAMHGQAYVSVSGGYGFETNKKVVGRDATNTPPIDLKGSYGEGFQAQLRGGYFFHRRWGTELSLGYLHGEDIQTNRNAILDMNARGRAFGASLSLVFNITDNLYVRAGGVTKIGGRTESITKLNATLPLQFFTQTPVPSTNSKYES; from the coding sequence ATGAGAAAAAAGTTATTATTGGCAGGGGCTGCTTTGTTTGGAGCAGTAGCAATGCACGGACAAGCATACGTTTCAGTAAGTGGAGGGTATGGATTTGAAACAAATAAAAAAGTAGTAGGTAGAGATGCTACAAATACGCCTCCAATTGACCTTAAAGGCAGTTATGGAGAGGGATTTCAAGCGCAGCTACGGGGAGGGTATTTCTTTCATAGGCGTTGGGGAACAGAGCTCTCATTGGGTTATCTACACGGCGAAGACATTCAGACGAATAGGAATGCCATTCTAGATATGAATGCGAGAGGTAGAGCTTTTGGTGCATCATTATCATTAGTGTTTAATATTACTGACAATCTGTATGTACGCGCTGGAGGTGTTACTAAGATAGGTGGTAGAACAGAAAGTATCACTAAACTTAATGCCACTTTACCATTACAGTTTTTTACTCAAACGCCTGTTCCATCTACGAATAGTAAATATGAAAGCTGA
- a CDS encoding DUF2851 family protein, translating to MKEDFLHYLWKYKKIPTKMYTSEGDLIEILSFGTYNTLAGPDFFNAQIIIGGQKWAGSVEMHLKSSYWYAHHHEKDPSYHNVILHVVWEHDIEVFDNNSQPIPTLELKSFIDKELINHYKSTLNAQYNFIPCEKSHHLVPDIVTITWNERLFVERLEEKAVFIEMLYNNCNFDWEKTLFLMLLKSFGSTVNGESFISIGRNIDFSIIRKERTHPLHLEALLLGQANLLMPNSEAHYQSELYSTYRYLKQKYNLTDTLIKVTFTGLRPQGFPTIRLSQVAQLYEKSNVLFSNLMEATSFTEAKELLGSSTSEFWQTHYTFQKTSKKTTKQLSNQLIELLWINTVVPLKYLYFKTLGKDISEELMTEMKKLSPETNTIITQFKNLGVKIDSAFDSQVLLQQYKHYCTPKHCLDCAIGISLLRNN from the coding sequence ATGAAAGAGGATTTTTTGCATTATCTGTGGAAATACAAGAAAATTCCCACCAAAATGTACACTTCTGAAGGGGATTTGATAGAGATTCTCTCCTTTGGAACCTATAATACCCTCGCAGGTCCTGACTTTTTCAATGCACAAATCATCATAGGAGGACAAAAGTGGGCTGGAAGTGTTGAAATGCACCTAAAATCATCCTATTGGTATGCCCACCACCACGAAAAAGACCCAAGCTATCACAATGTAATCCTCCACGTAGTCTGGGAGCACGATATAGAGGTTTTTGACAACAATAGCCAACCCATTCCTACCTTAGAATTGAAGAGCTTTATAGATAAAGAGCTTATAAATCACTATAAAAGCACACTAAATGCACAGTATAATTTTATTCCTTGCGAAAAAAGTCATCATTTAGTCCCTGACATTGTCACCATAACGTGGAATGAGCGCCTTTTCGTAGAAAGACTGGAAGAAAAAGCAGTATTTATTGAGATGCTGTACAACAATTGCAACTTCGACTGGGAGAAAACACTATTCCTAATGCTCTTAAAGAGTTTTGGGAGTACCGTCAACGGCGAATCTTTTATCTCTATAGGAAGAAATATTGACTTTTCCATCATCAGAAAGGAAAGAACTCACCCACTGCACCTTGAGGCACTCCTATTGGGGCAAGCTAATCTACTGATGCCCAATAGTGAGGCGCATTACCAGAGCGAACTGTATAGCACCTATCGCTATCTCAAGCAGAAGTATAACCTCACTGATACTCTTATAAAGGTCACTTTTACAGGATTGCGCCCACAAGGCTTCCCTACTATCAGGCTCTCACAAGTGGCTCAACTCTATGAAAAGAGTAACGTCCTTTTCAGTAACCTAATGGAAGCTACCTCCTTTACAGAAGCCAAAGAACTCTTAGGTTCAAGCACTTCTGAGTTCTGGCAGACACATTACACCTTCCAAAAAACATCGAAAAAAACAACCAAACAACTCAGCAATCAACTCATTGAACTCCTGTGGATCAACACGGTTGTCCCACTAAAATACTTATACTTTAAAACCTTAGGAAAGGATATTTCTGAGGAACTAATGACAGAGATGAAGAAATTATCCCCTGAAACGAACACAATCATCACTCAATTCAAGAATTTAGGAGTGAAAATAGACTCAGCTTTCGATTCTCAGGTGCTTTTACAGCAATACAAGCACTATTGTACACCCAAACACTGCTTAGACTGTGCAATAGGCATCTCATTGCTAAGAAATAACTAA
- a CDS encoding phosphatase PAP2 family protein: protein MLEEIIARDKELLLYFNNLGSEAFDGLWLFITNPLSSIPIYVFLLYLCFRHFHWKKVLLILIFVALIILVTDQTANLFKHGFERLRPCHDPSLIPQMRMVTCGGMYGFFSGHAANTIAVATFFTLVLRKHVKWIAYLLFPWSLIISYSRIYLGVHFPGDVTVGLLMGILISSIFYVFFVRINQRVHLPEKNTQI, encoded by the coding sequence ATGCTCGAAGAAATCATCGCAAGAGATAAAGAATTACTCCTCTACTTCAACAACTTAGGAAGCGAAGCCTTCGATGGCTTATGGCTCTTCATCACCAATCCACTCAGCTCCATACCTATATATGTATTCCTGCTGTACCTCTGTTTTAGGCACTTCCATTGGAAAAAAGTACTACTTATTCTCATCTTTGTAGCACTGATTATCTTAGTTACCGACCAAACTGCCAACCTCTTCAAGCACGGCTTTGAGCGTCTGCGCCCTTGCCACGACCCCTCGCTCATCCCTCAGATGCGAATGGTCACCTGTGGCGGGATGTACGGCTTTTTCTCAGGACACGCAGCTAACACCATTGCCGTAGCAACGTTTTTTACCCTTGTGCTGCGCAAGCACGTAAAGTGGATCGCCTACCTACTCTTCCCGTGGTCACTGATCATCAGCTATAGTCGTATCTACTTAGGTGTTCACTTCCCTGGCGATGTAACCGTAGGACTCTTGATGGGGATCCTTATAAGCAGTATCTTTTATGTATTCTTCGTGAGAATAAACCAACGGGTACATCTCCCCGAGAAAAACACTCAGATTTAG
- a CDS encoding phospho-sugar mutase yields the protein MKSIEIAKTWLSDVFDAETQAKVRELISGNPDDLNEAFHKNLEFGTGGMRGIMGIGTNRINKYTLGKNTQGLSNYLHQCFPNQEIKVAIAHDCRNNSKPFAKIVADVFSANGIKVYLFSDLRPTPELSFAVRHLKCQCGIVLTASHNPPEYNGYKVYWEDGAQLVPPQDTDVMAAIDKIDFKDINFKANESLITYIDKDIDNAFAKESIAHASFGARDKNKLSIVFTSLHGTSITMVPDVLERAGFTNVHIVEEQRVPNGNFPTVKSPNPEEPEALTLALKKAEEVGADIVIGTDPDCDRIGVAVRDLDDKMRLLNGNQTMVVMTDFLLHKAQEKGFKGNEFVGSTIVSTPMIAEIAKAYKVGYKQGLTGFKWIAKMIREAKEETFIGGGEESFGYMVGDFVRDKDAVTATLLACEIAATAKAAGSSFFRELLKAYVKYGFFKEYLISLVKKGISGSEEIKQMMVNLRENPLKTIGGERVTMIEDYQSSKAQNQITGEVKEIDIPKSNVLIYYTEKGTKIAARPSGTEPKIKFYFSVNAPLAKVEDYKTVEAQLDAKIKGIVEELKLK from the coding sequence ATGAAAAGTATTGAAATTGCAAAGACTTGGCTATCAGATGTCTTTGATGCTGAAACCCAAGCAAAAGTACGAGAGCTCATTAGTGGCAATCCTGATGATCTCAACGAGGCTTTCCACAAAAACTTAGAGTTTGGTACGGGTGGGATGCGTGGTATTATGGGTATTGGTACCAACCGTATCAATAAGTACACACTTGGCAAGAATACCCAAGGACTGAGTAACTACCTGCACCAATGTTTTCCTAATCAGGAAATTAAGGTAGCTATTGCACACGACTGTCGCAATAACTCTAAGCCCTTTGCTAAAATTGTAGCTGATGTTTTTTCAGCCAATGGGATTAAAGTTTATCTTTTTTCTGACCTCAGACCTACACCCGAGCTATCCTTTGCGGTGCGGCATCTCAAATGCCAATGTGGTATCGTGCTTACTGCCTCACATAACCCTCCTGAGTACAACGGCTATAAGGTGTATTGGGAAGATGGGGCGCAGTTAGTTCCTCCTCAGGATACTGATGTGATGGCAGCTATAGACAAGATTGATTTCAAAGATATCAACTTCAAAGCTAACGAAAGCCTTATCACCTACATAGATAAAGATATTGACAATGCTTTTGCTAAGGAAAGTATTGCTCATGCTAGCTTTGGTGCACGCGATAAGAATAAGCTTAGCATTGTGTTTACCTCACTTCACGGTACTTCGATTACAATGGTGCCTGACGTATTGGAGCGCGCAGGTTTTACCAATGTACATATCGTGGAAGAACAGCGTGTGCCTAATGGCAACTTTCCTACGGTAAAATCGCCTAACCCTGAGGAGCCAGAGGCACTTACTTTAGCCTTGAAAAAGGCAGAGGAAGTAGGTGCAGATATCGTTATTGGTACTGACCCCGACTGTGACCGTATTGGTGTGGCAGTGCGTGACTTAGATGATAAAATGCGTCTTCTGAATGGTAACCAAACAATGGTGGTAATGACCGACTTCTTGCTTCATAAAGCGCAAGAGAAAGGCTTTAAGGGCAATGAGTTTGTCGGTTCAACTATTGTATCTACTCCTATGATAGCCGAGATTGCTAAAGCCTATAAAGTGGGTTATAAGCAGGGCTTGACAGGCTTTAAATGGATTGCAAAGATGATCCGTGAGGCTAAGGAAGAGACCTTTATCGGAGGAGGTGAGGAAAGTTTTGGCTATATGGTTGGCGACTTTGTGCGCGACAAGGATGCAGTGACGGCTACGCTCTTAGCTTGTGAAATAGCCGCAACTGCTAAGGCAGCTGGGAGCTCTTTCTTCCGTGAACTTTTAAAGGCGTATGTGAAATATGGCTTCTTTAAAGAATATCTTATTTCTTTGGTGAAGAAAGGTATTTCAGGCTCTGAGGAGATTAAGCAAATGATGGTTAATCTGCGTGAGAACCCACTTAAAACTATTGGTGGTGAGAGAGTTACTATGATTGAGGACTATCAAAGTTCGAAAGCCCAAAACCAAATCACAGGTGAAGTAAAAGAGATTGACATTCCTAAATCGAATGTGTTGATCTATTACACTGAGAAAGGCACTAAAATAGCTGCCCGTCCAAGCGGTACTGAGCCTAAGATTAAGTTCTATTTTAGTGTCAATGCTCCATTGGCAAAGGTGGAAGACTACAAAACTGTAGAAGCTCAGCTCGATGCCAAGATTAAAGGTATTGTTGAGGAATTGAAATTAAAGTAG
- a CDS encoding DeoR/GlpR family DNA-binding transcription regulator, whose product MKILNERQTKILESLDTTKYISVNELSEMLNVSVVTIRKDLTLLEQEGYLHRTHGGASKQMRYVFDQTISEKETLNVDQKMRITTKALDFIHENEFIILSSGTTLHLLAQKLYGFRSLTVLTPSLRVALEVCKNPNVNTVHLGGEVRKNSTSTIGVLAEETLNNFSCTTLFLGIEGIDLDYGLSTTNVGEAHLDKKMMEKVDKTIVLADSSKIHKRGFGFICYVEKIDVLITDSGVDPLFVEELEKRGVEVIVC is encoded by the coding sequence ATGAAGATACTTAATGAACGACAAACAAAGATTTTAGAGAGTTTAGACACTACGAAGTACATTAGTGTGAATGAGCTCAGTGAAATGCTGAATGTTTCAGTGGTTACTATCCGTAAGGACTTGACATTGCTGGAGCAAGAGGGATATCTGCACCGCACACACGGTGGGGCAAGTAAACAAATGCGCTATGTGTTTGATCAGACGATCTCAGAAAAGGAAACACTTAATGTAGATCAAAAGATGCGCATTACTACGAAAGCACTTGATTTTATCCACGAGAATGAGTTTATCATTCTTTCCTCGGGTACTACATTGCATCTTCTGGCACAAAAGCTCTATGGCTTTCGTAGTTTAACTGTGCTGACACCTTCACTGCGTGTGGCTTTGGAAGTTTGTAAGAATCCTAATGTTAATACAGTTCACTTAGGAGGTGAAGTGCGCAAAAATTCTACTTCTACTATAGGGGTATTAGCGGAGGAAACATTGAATAATTTCTCTTGTACAACACTTTTTTTGGGGATTGAGGGAATTGATCTTGATTATGGCTTAAGTACTACAAATGTAGGTGAAGCACATCTTGATAAGAAAATGATGGAAAAGGTAGACAAGACCATTGTTTTAGCAGATTCGTCGAAGATACACAAGCGAGGTTTTGGCTTTATCTGTTATGTAGAGAAGATTGATGTCCTAATCACAGACTCAGGTGTTGATCCGCTATTTGTGGAGGAATTAGAGAAAAGAGGCGTTGAAGTAATTGTGTGTTAA